One genomic region from Macaca mulatta isolate MMU2019108-1 chromosome 20, T2T-MMU8v2.0, whole genome shotgun sequence encodes:
- the LOC106994926 gene encoding uncharacterized protein LOC106994926 isoform X1, whose product MAAPVPDFRKPESPPSSALLGPHLSPQGRHEGHREKPESAAYVARWSRVLEGAQTEPRSPGIRVLSPSAHQDWSLLASTLRTKSTGRIFVFVWDAGFENTP is encoded by the exons ATGGCGGCTCCAGTCCCAG ACTTCAGGAAACCGGAGTCTCCTCCTAGCTCTGCTCTGCTGGGTCCCCACCTCTCGCCACAAGGACGCCACGAAGGCCACAGAGAGAAGCCGGAGTCAGCAGCGTATGTGGCTCGTTGGTCTAGGG TTCTGGAAGGAGCGCAGACCGAACCCAGGAGCCCGGGTATCCGCGTCCTGAGTCCTAGCGCCCACCAGGACTGGAGCCTCCTCGCATCTACTCTGAGGACAAAATCCACTGGCAGAATCTTCGTTTTTGTTTGGGATGCTGGGTTTGAGAACACGCCATGA
- the LOC106994926 gene encoding uncharacterized protein LOC106994926 isoform X2, which translates to MGSSAANCGFESMAAPVPDFRKPESPPSSALLGPHLSPQGRHEGHREKPESAANSLEALKKSSGRSADRTQEPGYPRPES; encoded by the exons ATGGGATCCAGCGCTGCCAACTGCG GGTTCGAGAGTATGGCGGCTCCAGTCCCAG ACTTCAGGAAACCGGAGTCTCCTCCTAGCTCTGCTCTGCTGGGTCCCCACCTCTCGCCACAAGGACGCCACGAAGGCCACAGAGAGAAGCCGGAGTCAGCAGC GAACTCACTCGAGGCACTGAAGAAGAG TTCTGGAAGGAGCGCAGACCGAACCCAGGAGCCCGGGTATCCGCGTCCTGAGTCCTAG